Within Heptranchias perlo isolate sHepPer1 unplaced genomic scaffold, sHepPer1.hap1 HAP1_SCAFFOLD_74, whole genome shotgun sequence, the genomic segment acttatactgtacaaacactgccctatttCTATTACCaacgctgctctatttatattgtacatacactgctctatttatgttttctaccactgctcaatttatattgtataaacactggtccaataatattgcaccaacactgctctatttccATTGTACAAATACAACTCTATTTATATTGATCAAACACTGCACTATTCATACTGTCGAAGaacagctctatttatattgatcAAACACTGCACTATTCATACTGTAGAAGAACAGTTCTATTTATATTGATCAAACACTGCACTATTCATACTGTAGAAGaacagctctatttatattgatcAAACACTGCACTATTCATACTGTAGAAGAACAGCTCCATTTATATTGATCAAACACTGCACTATTCATACTGTAGAAGAACAGCTCAATTTATATTGATCAAACACTGCACTATTCATACTGTAGAAGaacagctctatttatattgatcAAACACTGCACTATTCATACTGTCGAAGaacagctctatttatattgatcAAACACTGCACTATCCATACTGTCGAAGAACAGCTCTAGTTATATTGATAAAACACTGCACTATTCATACTGTAGAAGaacagctctatttatattgcacaaacactgctctacttataATGTAAAATTATTGCTCTATTTGTTTTGTATAAACacttctctatttatattgaaaaaCACTACTCTACTTATTTTGTATATACACTGCTCTACATATATTGTACAACACTGCTGTATTTATAGTGTACAAATCCGGCTCTATCTATAGTGTGaaagcactgctctatttatattgtacaaacactggtctatttatagtgtacaaatactgctcaatttatattgtatagACATTGCTCTATTTGattttgtacaaacacttctctatttatattagcccatccagtatctcaactacatctacTTTTACtgggactctggcagcatcttcttctttgttaaagacagatgcaaagtccttattaagtacctcggccatgccctctgcttccatgagtagatctcctttttggtccctaatcagccccaccactcctcttactacccgtttactatttatatgcatgtggaagacttctggattcccttttatgttggccaccagtctattctcatactctctctttgcccctcttatttcctttttcacttcccctctgaactttttacattgatcctggttctcacttgtattatcaacgtgacatctgtcatacgccccttttttctgcttcatcttactctctatcactTTTGTCATCCACGGAGCCCTGGCTTTagatgccctacctttctccctcgtgggaatgtacctagactgtacccgaaccatctcctgctTCAAGGCCGCCCAtttttcaattacagttttgcctgccaatctttgattccaatttacccgggccagaaccgttctcatcccactgaaatcggccctcctccaattgagtattttcactctagattgctccttgtccttttcatagttaatctaaaccttatgatactatgatcgctgttccctaaatgctcccccactgacacttgctccacttggcccacctcattccctcgaaccaagtccagcaatgcctccttcctcgttgtgccggaaacgtactggtcaagaagtttctcctgaatacacttcaaaaagtcctCCCCCACTCTGCCCCTTgtgttattactatcccagtctatattaggatagtttttGAAAtacccccgttatcactactctatggcttgcatttatatagcgaccgcAACGTAGTTAAGTCAGACTCTTTAGCAGCTCAACTCACAGCCCTTTGTGCAAAAAATGTGTCCTAATTTCATTCCTAAACTGTCTAGTATTAATTATAatattgtgccctcttgttctggattcacctaCCACTGTATCTATCGAATACTTTTGTTATTTTAAACACTGTGCTAGACcaactctcaaccttctaaaaTCGAGGGACTACAAGCCACGTTTATGCAACCTCTCTTTATAATTTAAAGcttcaagccccagtatcattctggtgaatctgcgctgctccCCATCTtcggccaatatctccttcttgagGTGGgttacccagaactgaatgcagtctccagatgggggctGATCAagattctgtacaactgaagcatcacttcctcccctttgtattccagcccccttgcggTAAAGGCTAACATTCAATTAGCCCTTTTGATTTCTTTTTGGACCTGTGGACGAGATTTTCTCGTGGCTTGTCTAACAGGACACccaatccttttgctcctccacagtttctattctctcaccatgaagaaaatattcaattttggatccaaactggatgacctcacacttacccgcattgaattccatctgtcatACGTTTTCCATATCACGTAATCCGTCTGTGACCCTTTGGAGCTTCCTGCTTCCAGCTACACaaattactgtgcctcctaatgtAATGttatttgcaaacttggatatacaactctcttcaTCCCTGTCATTGATATCTAGTGAATAGCTGAGACTCCACTACAGATCCCTAGGGAGCACTATGCTTCACATCCCAACGGTAGTAACAGATTCCCTTTATTCATACTCTTTGTCTCCTGTCTCCCTACTAATTACCAAACCATGTCACCAGGCTGCCTCCAATTCTGTGCGCTTTTTTCTTTGTTCATAATGTCTTGTAGGTAACTATATGAAATGCGATATGGAAGTCCAGAGAGACTACATCCATAGACGCTCCTCTGTTCACCATGTCAGTGACCTTCTCAAAAAGTCAACCAGATTAATCAGACATAACCTTCTCTtcgcaaatccatgctgactctattTAAACAGTTCATacttgttcaaatgctcagtcacactgCCCTTGATGATCCACTCCTATAACTTAAGCTGACAAGTCTGTAATTGCCTGGTTTCTCCAtccttcctttcttaaataatggaatgaagTTTGCATTTtaccaatccaaaggcacaatttccGCATCTAGAGTACTGGAATACACACAGAATATTTCGGGGTGCAgcatgtgatggagagaaggaaaATAAGTGAGATGGAACACATACAGAATCTGTGAGGTGCAGCCGTGTGATAGAGAGAAAGCAAGGAGAGGGGATGCATTTGGAATTAACGCTGTTTTTTTTATCATTCTAAATATTTAATGAATTTCCAAATTAGGTTCACCGGATATTTCACTGCATTCTttaactcctctctgaatttactctgggtcCCTGCATAAATACATGTGTTGGTGCAACAGCTAAAAAGCTGAAGCATATACCCGCTTTCCTGCAGAATGAACCTTGGGTCATTGAAATTGGAACCTGAGAAATAATTACCGTTAGTAAATCGCACATAGAACAAATTTATAACATACGTCATCCATAACAGGATGAAACTGCCCGATATagagagcagtaaaacgatgGACTTTCTccggctctccatctctgggtcactctgattctctccattgctgtgagcccggagtctcctgcgggctctattGGCCGCTAGAATGTGTCTGACAGTCAGAGCATTGAGCAGAAGAATCAGAACGAAAGGTACACATGGGGTCAAAATACGGTCCAgccagtcaaacgctgcccaaccAGAAGATGTATAAAATATTAATTTCATGCTGCAGAACCACGGCACATTGTTCATTATGTACAaaggttcatatataaagtaaCAGGGGACGTTTTTTAAACAGCTCAGTACACAGACCGTCCCTATCACCActgccgccgttttctcggtgcaatattttgttttcagcttctggcaacaaatggccacaaatcgatcaaaggtgaaagcgaccgttaACCAGACCGAGCTGTCTCTGGCTGCGTAAGTTAGGACGGCGCTGGCACTGCAGCCCGGAGTTGTCGTCAGGAAAGTAATCGGGAAATAAATACCACGGATCCGATTCAATATCACCGCAGTGATAACAACCAAAAGATCCGTCACTGCCATCGACACCAGGTACCGAGTGATACATCTAGAGAGACCGCatcttcctcgggacaggatcacaatcgccactaaATTAGCTGTAAGGAAGAGAGAACACGATAAGTAGTGATAAATACCTTACTGGTACAATAAATACCTTATTGTAATATCTTAGCTGGAACAGCAATACCTAAACAAAGACTTTTGTAATGAAGACCTTGCTGTAATACATTACCTAGAACAGTGATAACTTTAATAAAGACTTGTATAATGAATAACTTACTATAAGACCTTACCTAGAACAGTGATACCTTACACAAAGACTTGTACAATGAATAACCAATATCTAACCTGGAACACCGATAGCTGCGAAAACTGGATAGTAAATGGCAAAAACGGGACCAGTTACGGGGGCGTGCATTTCAGCGAGATGTGCTGGAGGCGAGGAATCCCCACATGGTCTGAGGCACTATCATACG encodes:
- the LOC137319139 gene encoding probable G-protein coupled receptor 139 — its product is MHAPVTGPVFAIYYPVFAAIGVPANLVAIVILSRGRCGLSRCITRYLVSMAVTDLLVVITAVILNRIRGIYFPITFLTTTPGCSASAVLTYAARDSSVWLTVAFTFDRFVAICCQKLKTKYCTEKTAAVVIGTVCVLSCLKNVPCYFIYEPLYIMNNVPWFCSMKLIFYTSSGWAAFDWLDRILTPCVPFVLILLLNALTVRHILAANRARRRLRAHSNGENQSDPEMESRRKSIVLLLSISGSFILLWMTYVINLFYVRFTNGNYFSGSNFNDPRFILQESGYMLQLFSCCTNTCIYAGTQSKFREELKNAVKYPVNLIWKFIKYLE